The region TCGACCATGGCATCGAGGTACTGGGAGACCAGCATGAGGGCTTCCGGCGATTCTTCGACGCCGGCCTTGCGCAGCATCTCGTACTGGGCGGCGATACCTTCAACGATTTCCTTACGCTGTTCCGCAACACCGCGGCCCTGCAGCTTGCGAGCCTCAGCGGCACCTTCGGCTTCCTTGACCACGCGGATCTTCTCAGCCTCAGCCTGGGCGACTGCGGCTTCGCGCTCGCGCTGAGCGGCGTTGATGGAGTTCATCGACTCACGCACGCGGCTATCCGGGCGGATGTCGGTAACCAGGGTGTTAACGAAGTTCCAGCCGTACTCCGCCATGTTGTCACGCAGCGAGATAGCCACGTTGCGCGCAATGGTGTCCTTCGAGGAGAAGGAGTCATCCAGGTCCATGTTCGCCACGGAGGAACGGACGTTGTCCTGCACGTAAGCAATGATCTGCTGTTCGTGATTGGACAGCATGTAGTAGGCCTCGCGCTCGCGGCCTTCGACGACCTCGTACTGAACCGCAACCGGAATCTGCACGAAGACGTTGTCCTTGGTCTTGGTCTCAACCATCACATCGAGCTGACGGACCTGCAAGCTGATCTTGTCCCGCACGCGGTCAATAAACGGCACCTTAAAGTGCAGACCCGCATGCGCAACCTTGGTGAATTTACCCAAACGTTCCAGGATGGCCGCTTCCCGCGTACGCACCGTGAAGTAACCATCGAACAAGGTCATCACAATAAGGACGAGGATAATAACGACCACGATAAAGCCCTGCATGTTATCTCCCTTACATCATTGGTTAGGCTTCACTATTTCAGAGTTAGTGATCCTCGGCAAGCCGAAAAAGCTCTTTAAAGATCTTTTCTCCATCCTCTGCAATGCCGTTGTGCTGATAGCGATTCGTCACCATCGGCCGCAGGTCACGGTAGGCTTGCGCCGTCGCCATGGACTCCTCAAAAGGCACGAAGATGTCATCCAAATACACTGCTGCAGCCGCCTTCGCGCGGGCTTTGCCCAGGTTATCCACGTCATAAGGGCTTGACTGCCAGTCATGC is a window of Corynebacterium camporealensis DNA encoding:
- a CDS encoding SPFH domain-containing protein, coding for MQGFIVVVIILVLIVMTLFDGYFTVRTREAAILERLGKFTKVAHAGLHFKVPFIDRVRDKISLQVRQLDVMVETKTKDNVFVQIPVAVQYEVVEGREREAYYMLSNHEQQIIAYVQDNVRSSVANMDLDDSFSSKDTIARNVAISLRDNMAEYGWNFVNTLVTDIRPDSRVRESMNSINAAQREREAAVAQAEAEKIRVVKEAEGAAEARKLQGRGVAEQRKEIVEGIAAQYEMLRKAGVEESPEALMLVSQYLDAMVDVSSNGNASVLYMPSNPAGMGDLFDGMRDVLMANHALGSSEGSKSNDNNRSRHQREESASRPQNYEQVQRAVEQSPHRDAFDNAESQGSDMPNRLGDHFQQLRKQLRPDED